From the Lolium rigidum isolate FL_2022 chromosome 2, APGP_CSIRO_Lrig_0.1, whole genome shotgun sequence genome, one window contains:
- the LOC124692455 gene encoding 50S ribosomal protein L19-2, chloroplastic-like encodes MAAAAATTTAAPGALLPHALLNHRSPPPPQLLALSSSFRRISMSVSHRRTSHLIAHADAGAAEPEPAEEPAPESEDTVASADAEEGEAEGAVAVAQEEEEEPAPKRKPKFGEIIAILNKQFIEEAEKVKVLPDLRPGDIIELRMQRPNKRRLSLFKGIIIAKHKGGVHTTIRVRRIIAGVGVEITFPIYSPRIKEIKVIRRKKVRRAKLYYLKHKLPRFSTFK; translated from the exons atggccgccgccgccgccaccaccaccgccgcgcccGGCGCGCTTCTTCCCCACGCACTACTCAACCAccgctcgcctccgccgccgcagctcctcgCGCTGTCCTCCTCCTTCCGCCGCATCTCCATGTCCGTCTCCCATCGCCGGACCTCCCATTTAATCGCCCACGCAGACGCCGGCGCCGCAGAGCCGGAACCCGCGGAAGAACCTGCGCCGGAGTCCGAGGATACCGTTGCGTCAGCTGACGCCGAGGAAGGCGAGGCTGAGGGGGCTGTCGCGGTGGcccaagaagaggaggaggagccggcgccgAAGCGCAAGCCCAAGTTCGGCGAAATCATCGCG ATTCTGAACAAGCAGTTCATTGAGGAGGCTGAGAAGGTGAAAGTACTTCCAGATCTGAGGCCCGGTGACATCATTGAGCTTAGAATG CAACGACCCAACAAGAGGAGATTGTCACTCTTTAAGGGCATAATCATTGCAAAGCATAAAGGTGGTGTTCACACCACAATCCGTGTCAGAAGGATCATTGCTGGTGTTGGAGTTGAAATTACCTTCCCTAT ATACTCACCAAGGATCAAGGAGATTAAAGTAATCAGGCGCAAGAAGGTGAGGAGGGCAAAGTTGTACTACCTGAAGCACAAGCTTCCCCGTTTCTCAACCTTCAAGTGA